The genomic stretch GCATCTTTGAAGAACTAATTCGGAGGTTCGCCGAAAGCTCCAACGAAACCGCGGGTGAGCACTTCACGCCCCGCGATATCGTTCACTTGACCACATCGCTAGTGCTGACTGGGCAAGAGGCCAAACTCAAGCCCAACAGCATCGTCACCGTGTATGACCCAACGGCGGGCACCGGCGGCTTTCTTTCCGAAAGCGACGACTACATTCAGCAGGTCAGCCAGAATGTCACCGTCTCGTTGCACGGGCAGGAGCTGAACCCCGAGTCTTACGCTATTTGTAAGGGCGATATGCTGGTCAAGGGGCAGGAGGTCGAGCAGGTCAAGTTGGGCAATACGCTCTCGGATGACCAGCTGGCAGGCGAGCACTTTGACTATATGCTTTCTAACCCGCCGTTTGGCGTAGAGTGGAAGAAGGTACAGAAGCAAGTCACTGACGAGCACAAGCACCGTGGCTATGATGGCCGCTTTGGCCCTGGCTTACCGCGTGTCTCTGACGGTTCGCTGCTGTTTTTGATGCATCTGGTGGCCAAAATGCGTTCCCGCCAAGACGGCGGCTCGCGTATAGGCATCATCCTCAACGGCTCACCGCTGTTTACCGGCGGGGCAGGCAGTGGGGAATCTGAAATTCGCCGCTACCTGCTGCAACATGACATGGTGGAAGCCATCATCGGCCTGCCCACCGATATGTTCTATAACACCGGCATTGCCACCTATATATGGGTGCTTTCCAACAACAAGCCCGCCGAGCGTAAAGGCAAAGTACAGCTAATTAACGCCACTAGCCGGGCCAGCAAGATGCGCAAGTCGCTAGGCAGCAAACGCCAATACATTACCGACCGAGATATTGACGATATCGTGCGCCTTTACGGAGCCTTTGAAGAGAACGACGAGAGCAAAATTTTCCCGGTGGAAACCTTTGGCTATCGGCGTATCACTGTTGAGCGGCCGCTGCGCCTGAACTTTGAAGCCAGCGACGAACGCCTAGCCAAGCTGGACAACGAAAAAGCCATTCAGAAGCTAGATGACGGCGAGCAGTCCGCACTAAAAGCCGCCTGCGAGCAATTAGGTGAGCAGCGCTACAACAATCGTAAAGCGTTTACCAAGGCCCTGAATGCAGCGCTCAAGGCTAAAGGCTTAAAAGTGGGCGCCCCCGTACAGAAGGCCATTCTCAATGCGCTTTCTCAGCGCGATCCGGACGCCGATATCTGCCTGGACAAGCAAGGCAACCCCGAGCCAGACACCAGCCTGCGCGATAACGAAAACGTGCCCTATGGTGAATCGGTATATGACTACTTTGATCGGGAAGTAAAACCCCACGTACCGGATGCCTGGATCGACGACAACAAGCGCGATGAGCTGGATGGCCGCATCGGCATTGTCGGCTTCGAGATTCCTTTCAACCGCCATTTCTACCAGTTCACGCCACCGCGCCCACTGGAAGAGATAGACGCCGACCTCAAAGCCTGCACTGACAAGATCAAGCAGATGATCGAGGAGCTATCGGCATGAGCTATCCCGCTTATCCTGAATACAAGGATTCCGGCGTTGAGTGGCTAGGGGAGGTGCCAGCGCATTGGGATGTAACACCAGTAAGGGCTTTTGTTGAAGAGCGAACAGCGAAGAATCCTAGTGGCGACGATGAAAACTATCTATCGCTGATGGCCAATGTTGGTGTTATCCCATATGCAGAAAAGGGTGATGTCGGCAATAAAAAACCAGATGATCTTTCCAAATGCAAAAAAGTAGATATTGGTGACTTGGTCATCAATAGTATGAACTACGGTATTGGTTCGTATGGCCTTTCTGGACTAAAAGGGGTGTGCAGCCCTGTTTACATTGTCCTACGCCCTATGGAGGAAAAGGTACTTCCACGTTATGCGTTAAGGATATTTGAGAATAAAGAGTTCCAGAAGCTGGCTCAGTCTTTCGGCCAGGGAATTCTGGCACATCGATCTGCCATCGGGTGGGATGACCTAAAAAACATAAAGGTACCGATGCCAGAAACGACGGAGCAAGCCCAATTCTCAGCCTTCCTCGACCACGAAACCGCCCGTATCGACGCCTTGGTGGAAGAGCAGCAGCGCCTGATCGCGTTGCTCAAGGAAAAGCGCCAGGCGGTGATTTCTCATGCCGTCACAAAAGGGCTCGACCCTGATGTGCCGATGAAAGACTCTGGGGTGGAGTGGCTGGGGGAAGTGCCGGCGCATTGGGGCGTACCAAAACTTAAACATTTAGTGCGGATTCGTAATGGACGTGATTACAAAATAGTGGAAGTTGAAAGTGGTGGATACCCGGTAATTGGCTCAGGTGGTGAGTTTGCTCGGGCTAATGATTTTTTGTATGACGGTGAATCTGTCTTACTAGGAAGGAAAGGGACGATTGATAAGCCCCTGTATATTAATGGCCCTTTTTGGACTGTTGATACCATGTTTTATACAGAGCTTAGCCAGAGAGTAAACGGACGCTTTCTTTATTATTATGCGACCTGCTTTCAGTTTGGCCAGTATTCAACCAATACGGCTCTTCCAAGTATGGCTCAAGAGGATTTAGCCAATATTTATCTAGCTGTCCCTGGGCCTCCTGAACAAATTCTAATCGCCACCTTTCTCGACTACGAAACCGCTCGCATCGATTCCTTGGTGGAAGAAGGGAGGTCAGTCGTCAGGCTTTTACAAGAGCGCCGCTCAGCCCTAATCTCTGCCGCCGTCACCGGCAAGATCGACGTGCGCGGCTGGCAGCCACCAGAGGATTCGATGTTGACTGGTGAGGCCTCTCAGATGGAGGTTGTATGACACAACTTCCACCCGATACTCAGGAAATGCTCAACAGCCTTCGCACCGCCGTGGCCGAAACCTTAGAGCGCAAGCGCCGCCTGGGCCAATACGCGGTGTTTTGGCAGGATGGCAAGCCCGTTTTAATCGGTGAAGACGCACCGTCCAATCCTGACGTCACAACCCCCGACGATAATCAGCAGGCCAAGACGCAACATTGATCACTCATTAGTTGATCATCGCGATAATCGTCATGTATTGGTATCGCTCTGCTTTTTTTATTTGACGGGTATTTGATAAGCAGTGCCCTTTTATAAGCAAGAATGGGTTATAGATCATTTAAATCAACTGCTTATGAATGTATTTCTTTTGACAGGTATGTGATTAATGACACAGGGACGCAGCATCCGGCTGTTTCTAGTGGATGGCACGCCCAATGGCTTGCTTACCGCCGAAATCATGAACTGGACAGGCCATGTGCTGACTGGACCGCGCACAAAGCTGACAGAGCTAGTGCAGCGGCCCGAGTGCGGCCGCACCGGTATCTATTTTCTGGTGGGGCCTGACCTGGAAGGCAGCCCACGCCCACAGGTGTATATCGGCGAAAGTGATGATGTGGGAACACGATTAAAACAGCATAACCGGCCAGAAGATAAAGGTGGCAAGGACTTCTGGGAGAAAGTCTGTTTAGTGACCAGCAAGGATCAAAACCTCACCAAAGCCCACGTCAAATATCTGGAAAGCCTGCTGATCCAGTCAGCAGGCGAGCTAGGGCGCTGCAAGCTGGTCAATGGCACTGCTCATGAGTACATCAACTTGCCCGAATCAGACCGTGCCGATATGGCTTTTTTTATGGAGCAGATCCGTACGGTACTGCCGGTACTTGGGCTGGATTTTTTGCGAGGTCGGCCTATGCCATCTCACCCATCGTCGATATTAAAACCGTCGCCAGCTGCCTCTCCAAAGTTTGTAGCAGAAGTACCTCGTTACGGTATTAAAGCTTACGGGCAAGAACTGGACGGTGAGTTTTACGTGCTGGAAGGTTCTATCGCGAGAGGTACATGGACAGGTGTTGATGGTGGTTACCAAAGCCTCTATCAGCAGCTATGTGATGAAGGAGTGCTGGTTGAGGACGAGAACAAGGTGAGACGTTTCGCCAGCGATTACGCCTTTACTAGCCCGAGTGCCGCTGCTGCAGTGGTGTCAGGTCGAAGTGCCAATGGACGAATACATTGGAAATTGGAAGGCACTGGCCAAACATATGGGGCTTGGCAAGACCAGCAGGTGAGTGCTGCGGCCACTCTAGGGAAATCAAGGAGTGAACTAGCGTGATTGATGGCATGGTGAAAACCAGCACTAATGGCTCTGATCAAACGTTGAAGCGAAAACGGCTGGGGGAGTTAAGGCTTCTTGAATCACATTTAGAGGATGTGATCTTCAGGAACCATGAGTTGCTGTGTCTTGAGAGGATAGGCCTGTTTGTAGACAGTATTCATTTAGTTAGGCAGGGCCGTGTTCAAGACTTAATGGGGCATCAAAAATACCCTGATTTAATGTTTCTGACTGATCGTGGTGATGTCGGAATTGTGGAAGTGAAGCGCTTTGGAAACAGGGAGCTTAGAGGTAGGTCTGTCATTTCACAGATTCTCGATTACGGTGCTGCACTTGGAAGCCTTGATGAACGCAGCCAAGTTGAACTGTTTTCTCAAGGTCTACCTGGCTGTACTCGGCTTGAACACGTCGCTTTGAAGCTAGTGGGAGATCCCAATCGGGCGCGTTGGGTAGCGCAAAGTTACAGAAATCGGCTGTCTCAGGGGCAGTTGCATTACATCATTGCTTGCGATGAAGCACCTGAAGGTTTATCAGAATGGATTCGTTCAGCCAGTAGGAACGATGCAACCGATTATCAGATTAGTGTTTTGGAAGTCTCCCCGTTTCAAAACGATGAGTATCCTGAAGACATTATATGGCTATCTCAGCCCATAGCTCGCACTGAGACCATACATCGAACCACTGTGGAAGTTATCCGGAATGATGACAGCGGACAGCTTTCGGTCAATATTTCTAGTGAATCACCCGATACCATTGAAGAGCGGGCTGAGTCTGATCAGCCGTTAGTCGCCTCTGGCCAGCGTAAGTTTAAAAATGGGATTGAGACGGTTGCCGAAGAAATTGGTCTGCCCAGCAAGATGATTCACACGGCTTTGAAGTCGGCCAATCAGCAAGGAGTTAGCGCTGACTGGGAGTGGGCTTACGATGCATTTGCCAACTCAGAGAGTGAAAGGATTGCTTTTTTAAGAGGAAAAAGAATTCTGGGGATGGTGGAAGGGCGCTATGGAGTTAACCTAGCCCAGCCGTGGAGACCTAGCGTTTTTGTTGGATATTACTTCTCTTCTCATGATCATAGTATCCAGCCTGTAGGCAAGGGGAGGGGCGGGGATTTCTCTATTATTCTTGATGTTACAAAGAATTGGGGGCAGCGGAATAGGTTCTGGGAAACGCCTGAGTACCGCTCGCTATGCCATCGACTAACCCAGCAGTCTGGCGAGTGGACGGTTTCGCAGGGAAATAACCTATGGCATCCGTTGATGATTCATCGCCCGATGGCCGACGTTATGAAAGGGGCAGTGGACGAATCTGACATGGTCAATCGCTGGTTCAGTGCTGCGAAAGAGGGACTTGATATGCTTTTGTCTGGTAGAGAGCTACAAGCACTTAGAGATAGGCTGGAGGACGAAGGCAAAGTATAACGAAAGCTGGCCATGGTGGATTATGAAGAACGCTGGTTATCCACTGGCTCATGTATGATCAAAATAAAGTAAAGCAGCTATGTAGTTAACTACTAAGGATTTTCAATGGCAGACAGCAGGGAAGCGCAGTTCCAACAAGACATCATCGACGCCATGGCTGCTAGTGGTTGGGCAGTGGGTACTGCCAGCGGATATGAGCGCACCTCAGCACTTTATACCGAAGACCTGCTGGGGTATGTGCAGGAGGCTTGGCCCGAGCGTTGGGAAAAGTTCTGCAAGGCTAACCCGCAATCGTCTGAAACGGTGTTTGTGCAGAAGGTAGTACGCGAGCTGGAGAGGGCAGGCACTTTAGAGGTGCTGCGCCATGGTTTTAAAGTGCCGGGCGTGGCATTCGACCTGTGCAGCTTTAAACCCGACCATGCCATGAATCCTGAAGCGCTTTCCCGCTACCGTGCCAACCGCCTGCGCGTGGTGCCGGAAGTTTCTTATTCACACCATGCGCGTGAAAAAGGGAACGGTGGTCAGAGCTACAACCCACGTTTAGACCTGGTGTTGTTTGTAAACGGTATCCCTACCGCCACCTTAGAGCTGAAAAGCGAATTCAAGCAGTCGGTGGAAAACGCCAAGCGCCAATACCGCAACGATCGCCCGCTAAAAGATCCTGTCACCCGCAAGGTTGAGCCGCTGCTGGCGTTTAAGCGCGGCGCGCTGGTGCATTTTGCGGTTAGCCAAGCGGAAGTAGCCATGACTACGAAGCTGGCGGGGAAAGAGACGTTCTTTTTGCCGTTTAACCTGGGCAGCGAAGGCGGCGGTGCTGGCAACCCGCCACCAGAAGATGACAATAGCTACGCCACAAGCTACTTGTGGGAGCGTGTGCTATTGCCGGATGCTTGGCTGAAGATTCTAGGGCGCTTTTTACACCTGGAGCAGAAAACCACCGAAGACTTTCACGGTCGGCGCAAAACGAAAGAAACGCTGATTTTTCCGCGCTACCACCAATGGGAAGTGGTTAATCAGCTGATTGAGGCCACCCAAGCCGAAGATGGCGGCCAGCGCTATCTAGTTCAGCACAGCGCGGGCTCGGGTAAGTCTAATTCCATTGCCTGGCTGGCCCACCAGCTCGCCAATCTGTATGACGAAAGCGGCCAGCAAAAGCGCTTCAACTCAGTGATTGTGGTGACTGACCGCACCGTGCTGGATAGCCAGCTGCAAAACACCATTTACCAGTTTGAACATGCCCATGGGGTGGTGTGTCCGATCACCCGCGATGTCGGCAACCAGAGCAAATCTGAACAGCTGGCGGAGGCGCTGGCGAGCAATACCCGCATCATCATCGTCACTATCCAGACCTTTCCTGCGCTGTTCGATGCGCTGGATAAGCGGCCCGCGCTTGCCGAAGGCCGCTATGCAGTGATTGCCGATGAAGCACACTCTTCACAGGCGGGCGATTCTGCGCGCAAGCTCAAGGCGCTGTTAGCTGCCGCTGGCGAGAGCGCGGGAGATGATGAGGAAATCAGTGCAGAAGCAATGCTGGATGCAGCCGTGTCCACTCGTCGCCCGAATGAGCGCATCAGCTACTACGCCTTTACCGCCACACCCAAGGCTAAGACACTAGAACTGTTTGGCTGTGTACCAGACCCAAGCTTGCAGCTAAGCGCGGACAACAAGCCTGAGCCATTTCATCTCTACTCAATGCGTCAGGCTATCGAGGAAGGCTTCATTCTGGATGTGCTGCGTAATTACGTCACCTACAGTACCGCCTGGAAACTGGCCCATTTAGAGGATGAAGAGCAGGAAGTAGACGCCAAAAAGGCCTCCCGCGCATTAGCCAAGTGGGTTCGCTTACATCCTTACAACATTGCCCAGCGCGTAGAGGTGATTGTTGAACACTTTCGCGCCAATGTGCGCCACTTGTTAGATGGCCAAGCCAAGGCCATGGTGGTCACCGCCAGCCGCCAAGAGGCAGTGCGCTACCAACTGGCGATGCGCCAGTATGTGGAAGCTCAAGGCTATCGCGACGTGCATCCCTTGGTGGCCTTTTCGGGCAGCGTACCGGCCGATGAGGTCATACCTGAAGAAGTAAGCGAAACCAGCAAGCTGCTAAACCCCAGCGTGCGTGGGCGTGATTTAGCGGCAGCGTTAGATACCGACGAGTTCAACGTGATGATTGCTGCCAACAAATACCAAACTGGCTTTGACCAGCCCAAGCTATGCGCCATGTACGTGGATAAGAAACTGCAGGGCGTGGACTGCGTGCAGACGCTCTCGCGGCTGAACCGCCTGTTTCCTGGCAAACAGACGTTTATTCTCGATTTCTTTAATGAGCCACAAGAAATCTTAGAGGCGTTTGCGCCGTACTACCGCAAAGCAACCTTGGCTGACGTTTCCGACCCGCAGGTGGTGTACGACCTCAAACGCACGCTGGATGCTAACGGCATTTATCACTGGCCCGAGGTGGAAGCGTTCGCAGCAGCGTTTTTTGACCCCAAAGCACCGGCCTCACGCTTAAGTTACTACTGCCAGCCTGCTCAAGATCGCTTCAAAAAGCGTTATGAAGTCACCGTAGAGCAGCAGCAGACGTGGAAGGAAGCCCGCTATCAAGCTGAGCAGCAGGGCGACGATAAAGGCATAAAGCGTGCCGAGCAGGAACTGGAAGACGCGGGCAAAACCCGCGATGAACTCGACCTGTTCCGTAAAAACCTGCAAAGCTTTGTACGCACCTATGAATTTCTAAGCCAGATTATTCACTTCGATGATGCTGAATTAGAACAGCTGTGCGTGTATGCCAAGCACCTGCATCCCTTGCTACGTATTGACCGGTTATTAATTGGCGACCCTATTGATGTCAGCGAGCTTGAGCTGGACAGCTACCGGCTGACCAAGCGCGCTGAGCAGCGCCTCTCGCTTGAAGAGGAGAGTGGCGATTACGGCTTGAAACCAATCTCAGATGTTGGCTCCGGCAAACCCCATGACCCCGAAACTCAACGCCTTAATGAGATTATCGAGCGCCTGAATGACCTCTACGGCGCAGATATTAGCGATGGCGATAAGCTGCATTTCGCCAACGGCATTGCTGACCGCATTGAACGTGATGATGCTGTCATGGCCCAGATCAACCACCATGACGAAACCCAAGTGATGCATGGGCTATTTCCCAAGCGCGTGACCGACGCCGTGTTAGACGCGATGAACGACCATGAAAAACTGAGTATGCCGCTGCTAGAAAACGAAGAAACCGGTAGGCAGTTTGCGCTGCTGATCTTGAAGCTGCTTACAGGTCGGCAGCTTGATGGGCGAATCTAGCGTATGATGATGAATTCAAACGTGATGGATTCATCACGATACTGCATAGATTTTACTGCCTGCGTAAGGTGGGTGATTTACATCTCATGGGCTGGAGGACACGGTGAATGGCTAAAGTTGGCTACCTCACGCACCTAGAAATTAATGGTTTTCGCTCTATCGAGTCTACCTCACTAGAGCTCAAGCCACTGAACGTGCTAATTGGCCCCAATGGTGCGGGGAAGTCGAACTTCATCAATTTTTTTCGCTTCATGAATAAGCTGCTTCAAAAAGATTTGCAGCTATATGTAGCGGAACAGGGCGGGGCGGATGCGCTGCTTCATTTTGGCCGAAAACAGACTCCCACACTTTCAACGTACTTGCGCTTTGATCCAAACAGCTATGGGGCAACCTTGATTCCATCGCAAGATGGGCGGCTAGTCTTTAAAGAGGAGTTTTGCGAGTTTTTTGCTGACACCATAGGCTTTTCAGGTGGCGACAAAAAAAAAGGGCTAGCTAAGCCTGGTGCTGACGAATCAGCATTGCCTGCCCCACAGGGAGCGACTATTGCAGGTAATGTGGCTAAGCACATTTCTGACTGGAAGGTGTATCACTTCCACGATACGAGCAGCAGTGCGCCTATGAAGCAGGCGGGAGAGCTGTTGGACAGTGACCGATTACGCGAGCAGGGTGAAAACTTAGCGGCTTTCCTTTATGACATTCAGACGCACAACCCGGATGTCTATAAGCGAATTGTATCTACGATCCAGCGGGTTGCGCCGTTTTTTCACGATTTCATACTGGCACCTGAACGGCATAACGACAGCAAAATTCGGCTGCGTTGGAAACATAAAGGCAGCGACGCTTACTTTGATGCCCATGCACTTTCAGACGGTACGCTACGGTTTATTTGCATGGCTACCTTACTGCTACAGCCCAGCCTGCCTTCCCTGATATTGCTAGATGAACCTGAGTTAGGTTTGCACCCGTATGCCATACAGCTATTGGGTTCCATGCTTAGGCTGGTTAGCCAATCAACTCAAATTATTATCTCTACGCAGTCAGTCTCGTTGGCTAATGAGTTTGGCGCTGACGATGTGGTCGTTGTGGAGCATCACGAAAATCGATCGACTTTTAAACGATTAGATGCGGGCGCGCTAGAAGCGTGGCTTGATGACTACCGTCTAGGAGACCTCTGGGAGAAAAATCTGCTGGGAGGTACGCCAGCATGATTCGGTTGGGTATTAGTGTGGAAGGGGCAACGGAACGTGAGTTTGTGACGCGGGTATTGGCACCTGTATTGGCATATAGCAAAGTGTTTGCGTATCCCATCGATATGCATGGACGTGTTTCGCTTGAGCGAGTGGAAAAAGAGCTTAGCAAGCTGCTTGCGATGTTCGATCATGTGACTACGTTTTATGATTTCTACGGATTCCATAAACGACCAGAAGGAAGTGTCGATGCGTTAGAGGCAGCGATCAATGATTTGGTGCCAGCCGACAAACGTCATAGATTCACACCATACGTTCAGCAGTATGAATTTGAAGCGCTGGTACTCGCAGTGCCTGACCGTGCGGAAAGTGTCATTGGCATCAATGGCCTGGGGGATAAGATTCGTCAGATAGTTGATCGGTGTGGTGGGGCTGAACAAGTCAACGATGGTTATGACACCTGCCCCTCTCGGCGTATTAAAGCGATTGCCCCTCAGTATGATAAAAAATTCCATGGTCCAGTGACGTTAGAAGATGGTTTGCAAGAAGCGAGGGCAGCTTGCCCCCGCTTTGATGCTTGGCTGACTGCTATAGAACAGCTCAAAAAATAAAAGTATGGTTAAATAAAATTTAATTCTGGCCGATAGTTTCATTGCAGCATTCAAAAGCTAAAAAAGGAATTGCAATGAAATTATCAACTGCTTTATCAGTTTCTTGCGTGATTGGGTTGGTGGCTGTGCCTGTTACTGCCAATGCCTACTTTGGTGAGCCTGGTACCTGGGCAAGTGGTTGGGGTCAAGGAACGGCAGAATATATGGCGGTAAGCTCTGACGGCTCTGCTGAGTTGTACATTGCATGTAATGATGAAAACCCAGTCAGCATGACTCTGACTATTGACGGTATCGCTTATGGGAATGATCGTCAGGGTGAGTTCAATCTTGTACTAGATGGTTATGAAATATCCAATCCACATTTCACTAATTCACGCGCGCACGCTGAAGGGTTCCTATATGCTTGGGAACGCATGCGCAAAGCCACAAGTATTATTGCTGTGACAGATGATGGTAAGCGTGTGGAGCTTCCAAGTCGTGGCTCTGCGGCAGCACTGCCAAGTGTTGACTCTCCCGCGATGGGCTGTAAAACACAATTCTACTCGTTCTGAAGGATTTTAGGCGCTGTACCAAGCAGCGCCTAATTGTGACAGTTGTTCCTTAAATGATGTAATCCGCCCATTCCTGCATCATTGCTCTACGCTTTTCAAACAGGTCTCCACGTCGATAGGCGGCTTCCACTTTGTTTTCAATGGCATGTGCTAACGCCATTTCAGCTACATCCCTAGGATAGCTCGTTACCTCGCCTGTCCAATCCCTAAAGCTTGAGCGGAAGCCGTGGGGTACATAATTGCCTTTTTCACCACTAGGCCCGTAACCAAGCCCGCGCATAAATTGCAGAAGCGACATATTGGATAGCGGTCGACCCGCTTTCATACCTGGAAAAATAAAGCTATTGCCTCTCACGCGAGGGAGGCTCAACAACAGATCCAGTGCCTGCTTAGATAGTGGCACCCTGTGCTCACGATTCGCTTTCATACGTGTGGCGGGTATCTGCCAAGTTGATTTTGCTATGTCGATTTCATGCCACTCAGCATTGAGTACTTCTGACGTGCGAGTAGCGGTCAATATGAGGAACTGCAGCGCCTTAGAAGACATGCTGCTGTAATGCTGGATTGATCTCATAAACTCCGCTACTTGCTCGTAAGGCATAGCAGGGTGGTGATTCACCTTTTGAACCCTCGAAGGCTTAGCTAGGAGTTTGTCGAGATGGCCACGCCAGCGGGCAGGGTTAACCGGGTCGCGATATTCATGTGCTGCTGCGAAGTCTAATACGTTTTCAATACGCCCTTGTACACGCTTAGCGGTCTCGTTTTTGGCCGTCCAGATAGGCGTTAAAATCTTCAATATATCATGCGTGGTGACCTCCTCTACTGGAAGGTTGCCTATTACCGGGCGCACGTATGTTTTTAGCGTACTTACCCACTGGCGCGCATGCTTTGCGTTTCGCCAACTGCGACGGTGAGACTGAATGTAGCGCGCTGCACAATGAGTGAACGTTACAGGCCCCGCTTCAGTATCAGCTTTCTGTTCACGTGCTGACAGCGGGTCGATGCCTTGCTTGACGAGCTTACGTTGCTCAGAAGCTAAATCCCTTGCCTCTGATAGCGATATGTCGACGTAACTACCAAGCCCCATGTCACGTAACTTGCTATTCCAGCGAAAGCGATAAATCCAGCTTGCACCACCACCTTTACCAATTTTGAGGTACAAGCCATCCCCATCATTGGTCATGCCAGGATTTGACTCCCTGACCAGTTTTTGAACGCCTTTTGTCGTCAGTTTGCCCATAGCCGCTATCCCCGAAGTAGGTTTTTAGCGTACCATATCCCAGCCCATACACCAGCCCATACTTGAGCTCTGTTTTACGTTGTATGTGAGTGGATGGGGTTGGACTGTATTGACTATTTTTTTATTTTAAATCAGTAGCTTGCTGGATTGTGGTGGATGTTGTGGGATGTGTAGTATACGGACTGTCCCTCCGCCACTTATCTCGAAAAGCCCCTGTAAATCAGGGGCTTTTTTCGTTTCTAGGCCCTGCGCTTCCTCCCTAGCAAGCCCTCTATAAAATGCACCGGTCTTTCACTGTGTCCAGATTGTGTCTGGGACTCCTGACCCAAAGAGCGCAGCAGCTCAAGGAAATGGGCCGCACGCTGACGGAGATAGACTTTCATTCCATTTATTCCCGTGGTAGCAAGAGTCGACGTATAGGATGGGCCCCAAGGGCTTCGTTTAAAAGCGATAATCGCTGCTAATCCAACAACGACTCGCCCGTGCGGGTAAGCAGTGCTTTCAGGCTAGGCGACTCGAACCGACGCTGAATAGTAATGGCGTAGAACTCCTCCCACACGCCGGGCAGTGCGCCGTAATCTTTCAGCGTACCGTTATGCAGCTCGTCGCGCACGACGACCGGCGGCATGACGGCGATGTGCTGGGTATCCCGCGCCAGCAGACGCATCATGGCCATGTCGTCCACTTCGGCAGCGATCTTGGGCGTGAGGCGGTAGTGGCCGCATAGCTGATCGAAAGCGTGACGCGTGGCGTTTTCCACTCCGGGCAGAATGAAGGCGTGCCCGTTCAACGCGCTGGGAAATACCGGCGGTGGCGTGAGGTGCGGTGTTGCGATCAAACTCACCGGCTGGCGCGCCAAACGCTGTGAGCGCCAAGGATGCTCACTGTCTCCGCGAACGGGCTGGTTCGAGAGCACGACATCAAGCTTATGGGCTGACAAACGCCTTAGCAGGTCGTCCAGCCCGCCGCTTTGTAATATCAAATCCAGATCGTCTCGGCCTAGCAGCGGCCGCACGAACCCCTCCTGAAAGTTTCGCGACAGCGTGGCGACGGCACCTACACGCACCACCTCGCGGTGGGCGTGGCCACCTTCGGCAAACAGTGCGCTAAGCTCCTCGCCTTGGGTGAAAATGGCTTCTGCGTAGTCGAACGCGAGCCTGCCCGCTTCAGAAAGATGCAGCTGACGCCCCTCACGGATGAACAGCGCCTGGCCCAGGCGCTCCTCCAACTGACGAATTTGTTGCGAAAGCGACGACTGCGACACGTGCAGCGCCTCGGCCGTGCGGGTCAGGTGGCCCGATTTTGCCACCTGCCAAAAGTAGTAAAGATGGTGGTAGTTAAGCTTCATGGCAGCGTCGTCTCGGTAGCGATTGGGCTCTTCGTTCTGTTTTAGTGAACGTTTTATCAGATATAAACTATTTTTTATATGGTGGCGAGAACGGCATAGTCCTTGGCATACGACCAAGGGAGAACGGT from Halomonas meridiana encodes the following:
- a CDS encoding type I restriction endonuclease subunit R, producing MADSREAQFQQDIIDAMAASGWAVGTASGYERTSALYTEDLLGYVQEAWPERWEKFCKANPQSSETVFVQKVVRELERAGTLEVLRHGFKVPGVAFDLCSFKPDHAMNPEALSRYRANRLRVVPEVSYSHHAREKGNGGQSYNPRLDLVLFVNGIPTATLELKSEFKQSVENAKRQYRNDRPLKDPVTRKVEPLLAFKRGALVHFAVSQAEVAMTTKLAGKETFFLPFNLGSEGGGAGNPPPEDDNSYATSYLWERVLLPDAWLKILGRFLHLEQKTTEDFHGRRKTKETLIFPRYHQWEVVNQLIEATQAEDGGQRYLVQHSAGSGKSNSIAWLAHQLANLYDESGQQKRFNSVIVVTDRTVLDSQLQNTIYQFEHAHGVVCPITRDVGNQSKSEQLAEALASNTRIIIVTIQTFPALFDALDKRPALAEGRYAVIADEAHSSQAGDSARKLKALLAAAGESAGDDEEISAEAMLDAAVSTRRPNERISYYAFTATPKAKTLELFGCVPDPSLQLSADNKPEPFHLYSMRQAIEEGFILDVLRNYVTYSTAWKLAHLEDEEQEVDAKKASRALAKWVRLHPYNIAQRVEVIVEHFRANVRHLLDGQAKAMVVTASRQEAVRYQLAMRQYVEAQGYRDVHPLVAFSGSVPADEVIPEEVSETSKLLNPSVRGRDLAAALDTDEFNVMIAANKYQTGFDQPKLCAMYVDKKLQGVDCVQTLSRLNRLFPGKQTFILDFFNEPQEILEAFAPYYRKATLADVSDPQVVYDLKRTLDANGIYHWPEVEAFAAAFFDPKAPASRLSYYCQPAQDRFKKRYEVTVEQQQTWKEARYQAEQQGDDKGIKRAEQELEDAGKTRDELDLFRKNLQSFVRTYEFLSQIIHFDDAELEQLCVYAKHLHPLLRIDRLLIGDPIDVSELELDSYRLTKRAEQRLSLEEESGDYGLKPISDVGSGKPHDPETQRLNEIIERLNDLYGADISDGDKLHFANGIADRIERDDAVMAQINHHDETQVMHGLFPKRVTDAVLDAMNDHEKLSMPLLENEETGRQFALLILKLLTGRQLDGRI
- a CDS encoding AAA family ATPase — translated: MAKVGYLTHLEINGFRSIESTSLELKPLNVLIGPNGAGKSNFINFFRFMNKLLQKDLQLYVAEQGGADALLHFGRKQTPTLSTYLRFDPNSYGATLIPSQDGRLVFKEEFCEFFADTIGFSGGDKKKGLAKPGADESALPAPQGATIAGNVAKHISDWKVYHFHDTSSSAPMKQAGELLDSDRLREQGENLAAFLYDIQTHNPDVYKRIVSTIQRVAPFFHDFILAPERHNDSKIRLRWKHKGSDAYFDAHALSDGTLRFICMATLLLQPSLPSLILLDEPELGLHPYAIQLLGSMLRLVSQSTQIIISTQSVSLANEFGADDVVVVEHHENRSTFKRLDAGALEAWLDDYRLGDLWEKNLLGGTPA
- a CDS encoding DUF4276 family protein, translated to MIRLGISVEGATEREFVTRVLAPVLAYSKVFAYPIDMHGRVSLERVEKELSKLLAMFDHVTTFYDFYGFHKRPEGSVDALEAAINDLVPADKRHRFTPYVQQYEFEALVLAVPDRAESVIGINGLGDKIRQIVDRCGGAEQVNDGYDTCPSRRIKAIAPQYDKKFHGPVTLEDGLQEARAACPRFDAWLTAIEQLKK
- a CDS encoding phage integrase central domain-containing protein, with protein sequence MGKLTTKGVQKLVRESNPGMTNDGDGLYLKIGKGGGASWIYRFRWNSKLRDMGLGSYVDISLSEARDLASEQRKLVKQGIDPLSAREQKADTEAGPVTFTHCAARYIQSHRRSWRNAKHARQWVSTLKTYVRPVIGNLPVEEVTTHDILKILTPIWTAKNETAKRVQGRIENVLDFAAAHEYRDPVNPARWRGHLDKLLAKPSRVQKVNHHPAMPYEQVAEFMRSIQHYSSMSSKALQFLILTATRTSEVLNAEWHEIDIAKSTWQIPATRMKANREHRVPLSKQALDLLLSLPRVRGNSFIFPGMKAGRPLSNMSLLQFMRGLGYGPSGEKGNYVPHGFRSSFRDWTGEVTSYPRDVAEMALAHAIENKVEAAYRRGDLFEKRRAMMQEWADYII